In Microbacterium enclense, the DNA window AGCTGCTCGACCGGGATCTCCGCCACGCCCTCCTGTACGACCGCGCCGATCTCGTAGGTGACGCGGTCGTCACCGAAGGCCTCGCGCAGCCCCGCGAGCGGCGACACGATGTGCGCGGGGATGACCGTCGCGCTGCCCCCGCCCTGCGTGCGCGCGTCGCGGGCGTTCTGGCCGATGACGGCGACGGATGCCACCGCCGCCGTGTCGAGGGGGAGGATGCCGTCGTTGCTCAGCAGCACCGTGCCGGCGATCGCCGACTCGCGCGCGAACTGCGTGGCATCCACCGGGGCGGGTTCGATCTCGGTCGCGGTCTCGAGAGCGCCGACGCGCTCGGCCAGCAGGAGCAGGCGGAGCACCTTGCGGTCGAGGTCGGCCTCGCGCACGCGGCCGTCGCGCACGGCGTCGACGAGATCGGCCCACGCGGGGGCGGGTCCGGGCATCGCGAGGTCTTGAGCGGCGGCGACGGCGTCGAGCGACCGCACGGCCGTCCAGTCGCTGATGACCACGCCGTCGAAGCCCCACTCGGAGTTCAGCGGCGTCTCGAGCAGGTCGTTCTCGGTCATCGTCACGCCGTCGACCGCGTTGTACGAGCTCATGATCGACCAGGCACCGGCATCGACAGCGCGCTCGAAGGGAGCGAGATAGAGCTCGCGGAGCGCCCGCTCGTCCACCCGCACGTCGACGGTGAAGCGGTCGGTCTCGGAGTCGTTCGCGACGTAGTGCTTCGGTGTGGCGGCGACGCCGTTGTCCTGGAGGCCGCGGACGTAGGCGGCCGCGAGCTCGGCGGTCAGCTCGGGGTCTTCGCTCAAGCACTCGAAGTGGCGGCCCCCGAGGGGAGAGCGGTGCAGGTTGATGGTCGGTCCGAGCACGACGTCGACGCCCTTGCGGCGGGCCTCGGAGGCCGCAGCGGCCCCGTACCGGTACGCCATGTCGACATCCCACGACGCGGCCAGGGCCGAGCCCGACGGCATGTTGAGGGAGGGCTCGCGCTCATCCCACCGGGGGCCGCGGACGCCGGCGGGGCCGTCCGAGAGGGTCATCGCTCGCAGCCCGATCTCGGGGAGCGGGACGGTGGTCCAGAAGTCGGCGCCCTGGACGAGCGCCGCCTTCTGCTCGAGGGTCAGCGATGAGAGCAGCGGGACGAGGTGGGCGGTGGCGGACGAGTCGGTCACGAGTGTCTTTCCGGTGGGGTGGGGTCAGGATGCCGAAAGCAGGGCGCGACGGGCGGCGCGGCGCTCTTCCTGGCGGTCGGGGTCGGGCACGGGCGCCGCCATGAACAGGCGCTGCGTGTAGGGATGCTCGGGGGCGGAGGTGACGCGATCGGCGTCGCCGGTCTCGACGATCTCGCCCTTGTACATCACGGCCACGCGGTGGCTGATGTGCCGGACGACCGCGAGGTCGTGCGTGACGAAGAGGTACGCCACGCCTGTGCGGTTCTGGATGTCGATGAAGAGATCGAGCACACGCGCCTGGGTCGACAGGTCGAGGGCCGAGACCGGTTCGTCGCACACGATGAGCCGCGGCTGCAGGGCGAGTGCCCGCGCGATCGCGACGCGCTGACGCTGGCCGCCCGAGAACTCGCGAGGGAGGCGGCTGCGGGCGTCGGCGGGGAGCCCCACCTGATCGAGCAGGTCGCGCACGCGCTTCTTGGCATCGGCCGCCGAGACCCCGGCCACCGTGAGCGGCTCGACGAGGATCTGCTCGATCGTCATCGAGGGGTTCAACGACGAGTACGGGTCCTGGAACACGACCTGGATCTCCGAGCTGAGACCGCGGCGCTCAGACCGGCTCAGGTGAGAGATGTCGCGACCGTCGTACGTGATCTTCCCCCCGCTCACCGGGGCGAGGCCGAGGGCCGCGCGCCCGAGCGTGGTCTTGCCCGAGCCGGACTCGCCGACCAGGCCCACGGTCTCACCGGGGAGGATGTCGAGCGAGACGCCCTTGAGGGCCCGGAACGGCTTCGCACGGAAGCCCTTGCCGGGGTACTCGACGACGAGGTCGTCGATCGTCAGCAGCGGGGTGCTCATGCCACCACTCCGTTCTCGGCGCCGAGCGGCGGCCGTGCGGGACCCTCGTCGAGGATCGCGTCCAGCAGCGCCCGCGTATACGGGTGCTGCGCGTCGTTGAAGATGGCCCGCACCGGACCCTGCTCGACGAAGCGGCCGTTCTGCATCACGGTCACCCGGTCGCAGAGGTCGGCGACGACGCCGAAGTTGTGCGTGACCAGCAGCATCGCCATCTGGCGCTCCTGCTGGAGGTCGCGCAGCAGCTCGAGGACCTCGGCCTGCACCGTGACGTCGAGGGCCGTGGTGGGCTCGTCGGCGATGATCAGCTCGGGGTCGGTCGAGATCGCTCCGGCGATGAGCACGCGCTGCGCCATGCCACCGGACACCTCGAAGGGGTAGGCGTCGAAGGTGCGCTTCGGGTCGGGGATGCCGACGCGGGCGAGCAGGTCGAGCGAGCGCTCGCGCGCCGCCGCGGACGACAGCTTCAGATGCGTGCGCAGCGGCTCGACGAGCTGGCTGCCGATCGTGAACGCGGGGTCGAGGTTGCTCATCGGCTCCTGGGGGATGTAGCCGATGCGCTTGCCACGGACACCCGCGTACACCTTCTCCGGGGCGTCGGCGAGGTCGGTGCCGTCGAACGAGATGGTGCCGCCGGTGACCGATCCGCCGCGCGGCAGCAGGCCGAGGACGCCGAACGCGGTCTGGGTCTTACCCGAGCCGGATTCGCCGATGAGCCCGTGCACCTCGCCCTTGCGGACGTCGAGCGAGACGCCGTGGACGACCTCGATGTGCGAGCCGTCGGCCTGGTCGTAGCCGACCCGCAGGTCGCGCACGCGCAGGACCGGTTCGGTGGACTTGCTGCGCGCGTCCTCGCGGTGCACGATCACGTCGCCGTCGGCGAGCTCGGGGAGCTCGTCGGGGTCGGGGAGGTCGCCGCCGCCGAGGGAGACCGAGGTGGTCGCGGTGGCGATCGAACCTGTCGCGGTCAGCACGGCTCGGCGGCGACGGCGTCGCACCGTGACGGTGCGCTCCAGTTCGTCGCGCAGCACGTTGGCCATCAGCGTCAGGGCGATGCAGGTCAGGGCGATCGCGAGCGAGGGCCAGACCAGCAGCACGGGGTTCTTGTAGATGTTCTTGAAGCCGTCGGTGAGCATCGAGCCCCAGGTGGGGACGTTGACGTCGCCGAGACCGAGGAACTCCAGGCCCGACTGGATCGCGATCGCGATGCCGGCGATGATCGCGGACTGGATGATGATGGGCGCCCGCACGACCGACAGGACGTGACGGCCGATGATGCGCAGGTCGCTGAGACCAGACACGCGTGCCGCGTCGACGTACAGCTCGCTGCGCACGGCGGTGACCGAGGCGAAGACGAGGCGGAAGTACGCGGGGGAGAGCAGGATGCCGAAGATGACCATCGACAGCCAGACCGAGGGTCCGAGGACGGCGCGCGCAGCCAGCAGCACGACGATGCCCGGAAGAGCCATGTTCAGTTCGGTGACCCACGTGGCGGCGGTGTTGAACCAGCCCTGGTAGTAGCCGGCGATCAGGCCGCTGACCACACCGAGCACCACGGCCACGCCCAGGGCGATGAGGGCGGCGGCGATGCTCGTCTGGGTGGCCGCGAGCAGACGCGAGAGCACGTCGCGGCCGCTGCCGTCGGTGCCGAGGAGGTGGTCGCCGGACGGGCTGGCGAGCACCGCACGGATGTCGGCGAAGTTCGGATCCTGCGGGGCGATGAGCGGGCCGATGATCGCGAGCACCGCGACGAGCGCGAGGAAGCCGAGCGAGATCAGGCCGACGGGGCGCCGGAGCAGTCGGCGGAACAGCGCCACGCGCACCGGGGCGACCGGGACGGTGGGAGGGACGTCGATGGCGGTCATGACAGTCGCACCTTCGGGTTGAGAGCGGCCTGGGCCAGGTCGATGAGGAGGTTGACCACCACGACGATGATCGCGAAGGCGATCACGAGGCCCATGACGACGGGGATGTCGCCCTGGGTGGTGGCACGGACGCTGAGCTGCCCCATTCCGGGGATGGCGAAGATCTGCTCGACGATGACCGCTCCGCCGAGGAGCCCGACGAACTGGACGGCGAGCACCGCGAGGGCGGGGCCACCGGCGTTGCGCAGCACGTGGCGGTAGATCACCGAGTTCTCGCTGAGGCCGCGGGCCCGGAGGGTGCGGACGTAGTCGCGCGAGGTGGCGTCGATCACGGAGCCGCGCACCTGCTGCGCGACCGTGGCGATCGCGCCGATCGAGAGGGCGACGATCGGCAGGATCACGGATGCCAACCACCCGCTGAGCGAGGTGGTGAGGGGCGTGTATCCGGTGGCCTTGAACCAGCCGAGGTTCACCGCGAACACCAGGACGAGCAGCAGCGCGATGAGGAAGCCCGGCACCGCGAAGCCGACGAGGGAGAGGAACTGCACACCGGCGTCGATCGCCCCACCGCGGCGGGCAGCCAGGACGCCGAGGAGGACGGAGAGGATCGCGGAGACGAGGGTCGCGCCGATCACGATCGAGAGGGTGACGGACAGGCGTCCGGAGACGCTCACCGAGACGAGCTCGCCGTTGAACCAGCTGCGACCGAGGTTGCCGGTGACGGCCGAGGTGAGCCAGTCGCCGTACTGCACGAGCAGCGGGCGGTTCAGGCCCAGCTCCGCGGTCTTCTTGGCGACCGTCTCCGCGGTGGCGTTCTCCCCGAGGATGCGGCGGGCGATGTCACCGCCCGCGGCGTAGAGGAGCGTGAAGGCGAGGAAGGAGATGACGGCGATGAGCACGACCCCCGAGAGGAGTCGGCGCACGATGAATGCGAGCATGTGTGGTCCCTGGGGCCCGGGTCGGTCCGTCCGCGCCCGGGGCGCGGACGGACCGACGGACGGATCAGTTCTTCGGCGAGAAGTCGAAGATCGACGGGTAGGCGTTGGTCGGCCAGAAGTCCAGGTTCGTGTTCGCGTCAGTGGCGAACGTGCCCTGGACGCGGAAGAACGGGGCGAACCAGGCCTGGTCGACGATGTAGGTGTTCAGTTCCTTGGTGGCGGTGTCCGCCTCGTCCTGAGAACCGTTCTGGATCGTCGAGATGTACGCGTCGACCTTCGGGTCCTCGTACTTGAAGGGGTTGAACGTCGCGCCGGGAGCGATCATGAAGTTGATCAGCTGCCAGTCGGGGTTCTGCTCCAGGGCCATCCACGTCGCCGGGTACTTCGGGGCGAGCATGTCGGTGATGAAGTTCCCGGTGCCGGGGTCGGTGTAGTTCACCGTGATGCCGATGTCCGACAGCTGCTGGGCGACGAGGTCGAACGTCTGCTGGAACGCGGGCGTCGACATCATGTTCAGCGTGAAGCCGTTCGGGTACCCCGCCTCGGCGAGGAGCTCCTTGGCGGCGGCCGGGTCGTAGGGGTAGGTGCTGTCGAGCTTCTCGTCGTACCCCACGGAGGTGGCGGGGAAGACCTGCTCGGTCACGGTGCCGTAGCCCGTCTGCAGGGTCTGCAGCAGCGCCTCACGGTCGAAGGCCATGTTGATGGCCTGGCGCACCTTGACGTTGCCCAGCTCGGGTGCCATCGTGCCGGCGCGGTCGAGCAGGAGCAGGCCCTGGAAGTCGAGCTCGTTCGACTCGATCGTCCAGCCGGCGCCCTCGACCTCGCTGATGGTGTTGTTGTCGGCGATCTTGGCGCCGTTCGCCTCGCCCGCGCGGATCGCGTTCAGCGTCGCGGTCGGGTCTTCGAGGACGTTGATGGTGAGGTTCTGGTACTTGACCGCGTCCTTGTTCCAATAGTCGGGGTTCGCGGTGTAGTTGTACGTGGTGCCGGTCACCGACGAGGCGGTGTCGAGCACGTAGGGGCCCGAGCCGACGGGGTTCGTCGAGACGTCGGCGTTGCCGAACGAGGATGGCGCCTGGATGAGGCCGGGAGCGATCGAGAGCAGGTTCACGAGCGAGGGGTCGGGCGCGGCCTGCGTGATGGTGACCGTGGTCGCGTCGGGGGCGGCGAACTCCTTGCCCGCGAACGTGGCGGCCTGCGGTGCCGTGCCGTCGCGGAAGTGCTCGAGGCTCGCGACGACGGCGGAGGCGTCGAGCGGGGTGCCGTCGGTGAAGGTCACGCCGTCGCGGAGGGTGAGCGTGAGGACCGTGCGGTCGTCGTTGTACTCCCAGGCGGTGGCCAGCCAGGGCTGGATCTCGCCGGTGGAGTCCTTCTGCAGGAGCGTGTCGAACACGGCCTGGAAGAACGGGCTCCGGTTTCCGTACTCGGCGCCGGCGCCGATGTCGTAGCTCGTGGGCCCGATGATCGCGGTCAGCGTGAGTCGATCACTGCTGCCGGATCCGTTCTCCCCCGACCCTCCGCCGGAGCATCCCGTCAGCACGAGTGCTGCGGCGACGGCGAGGGCTGCTGTGGCCTTCCATCGGAACATCTGTGTTCCCTTCATCGTGGCGAAACCCCAGTGGATCGCCCTGCGCCGAGACGGTAACAGCAATTCCGAGTGCCCGCTAGATTTTCGTCTCAAAAAACTAGCGGTCGCTAGGAATTCGTTATAGAACGGTCTGGAAGGGGCGTCCGGGCTCATCGACGACGAGGGGCTTTCGGACGGATACGGTGGCGGGATGACCGAGACGACGCGCACAGCGCGCAAGCCACGCGGGGAGTACGCCAAAAGCGAGGCGACCCGTCAGGCGATCCTCGACGCGGCGCTGGAGGTGTTCGCCGAATCGGGGTTCCGTGCGGGATCCCTCCGCGAGATCGCCCAGCGCGTCGGGATGAGCGAGGCGGGCCTGCTGCACCACTTCCCCCGCAAGAGCGCTCTCCTGCTCGCCGTCCTCGACCACCGCGACGAGGCCGCCCGCGCGGTCGTCGACTTCGATCTCACCGACGGTGCGGCGACCCTGCACGGGCTCGTCGAGCTCGCTGCCCTGAACGCGTCGATGCCCGGCGTCGTCGAGCTCTTCTGCACGCTCTCCGCCGAGGCGACCTCTCCCACGCACCCCGCGCACGAGTACTTCCAACGTCGCTACGCCTACGTCCGCGGGCGGGTGGCCGATGCGTTCCAGCGGCTCGCCGAGGCCGGTCGCCTCTTCGAGGGCGTCGACGTCCAGCGATCGGCCGTCGTCACGATCGCCATCATGGACGGCCTGCAGGTGCAGTGGCTGCTCGATCCCGACTCGACCGACATGGCCGAGGAGCTCGCCGCGCACTTCCGTCTGCTGGTGCGTGGGTTCGACCTCGCCGCGCTCGAGAACGTCCTCGACCTGCGCGCGGGGGAGACCTCGTGATCCGCGAGCCCTTCCTCGAGGGGTGGACCGTGGGGCCGAAGCGGGGGGCGTTCGAAGCCCAGGATGCCGCGACCCTCGCCCACGTCACCCTTCCGCACGATGCCCTCCGCGATCTCCCTCGATCGCCCGACAGCCCGCAGGGCGTGACGTCGGGGTACTACCCGGGTGGCGTCTTCGAGTACGTGCGGGAGTTCGACGTCCCCCTCGCCTGGCGCGAGAAGACGGTCGTTCTCGAGTTCGAGGGCGTCTACCGCGACGCGGTCGTCTTCCTCAACGGCGAGCGGGCGGCGCACGAGGGCAGCGGCTACGCGGCCTTCACGGTGGACGCCGACGCCTTCCTCCGCTTCGGTGAGACCAATCGCCTGAGCGTCGAGGCGCGCGTGCATAAGGATTCGCGCTGGTACACCGGGGCCGGCATCCATCGTCCGGTCCACCTCATCGTCGCCGATCCCGTGCACCTGCCCCTCGACGGCGTGCGCGTGACGACCCCCGACATCGACACGGAGCGTGCGATCGTCGAGGTCTCGACGCTCGTGCGCAACACGACCCGGCACACCCGCACGACGCGCGTGGCGTGGGAGGTGCACGATGATGCGGGGCGCACCGTGGCGACGGGGTCGTCTCCGGTCACCGTCCTCCCCGGCGAGGACGCTGTCGCCCGCGTGCGTCTGCGTGTGGAGCGGCCCCGGCTCTGGAGCATCGACGATCCCGCTCTGTACGAACTGCACACCGCGCTCGCCGACGAGGCGGACGCCTCGCCGCTCGACACCGATCGCACGGTGTTCGGCATCCGCTCCCTCCAGCTCGACCCCGTGCACGGGCTGCGCATCAACGGCGAGAGCGTCACGCTGCGCGGGGCCTGCGTGCACCACGACAACGGTCCGCTCGGAGCCGTCTCCGTCGCCGCCGCCGAAGACCGCCGTGTGCGGCTGCTGAAGGAAGCGGGGTTCACCGCGATCCGCAGCTCGCACAACCCCGCCTCGCGGGCGCTGCTGGACGCGTGCGACCGCCACGGCATGGTCGTGATGGACGAACTCGGCGACGTGTGGACGCGCGCGAAGACGGCGTTCGATCACTCGGTCCGCTTCGCCGACGACTGGCACGCCGACATCTCCGCTCTCGTGGCGAAGGATGCCAACCACCCGAGCGTGATCATGTACTCGATCGGCAACGAGATCCTCGAGGTCGCCAGTGCCCACGGCGCCGCCTGGAGCCGCCGCCTCGCGGAGGCGGTGCGCGCCCTCGACGACACCCGCTTCGTCACGAACGGCATCAACGGCATCATCGCCAACCTCGACCGCCTCGCCGATGCGCGGGCCGAGATGGCGGCATCCGATCCGAACACCCTGATGGCGGGGCTGGGCACCCAGATGGCGGCCATGAACGCGTCCGACCTCGTCACCCGGTCGATCGAGGAGTCCGCCGCCGTGCTCGACGTCGTCGGCTTCAACTACGCCGACTCGCGCTACGCGCTCGATGCCGAGCTGTTCCCGAACCGGGTGATCGTCGGGTCGGAGACCTTCCCCGAGCGCATCGGTGCCCTCTGGCCGCTCGTCTCGTCGCTGCCGCACGTCATCGGCGACTTCACCTGGACCGGCTGGGACTACCTCGGCGAAGCGGGAATCGGCCGGGTGGAGTACGTCGACGCCGTCTCCGAGGCGCCGACCGACACGGCGGGTCCGTACCCGTATCTCTTCGCGGAGTCGGGAGACCTGGATGCCACGGGCCACCGGCGCACGGTCTCGTTCTTCCGCGAGATCGTCTACGGCCTGCGCACCGAGCCGTTCCTCGCGGTGCACCGACCGCAGCACTACGGCCGTGCGACGGCGACGACGCCCTGGTCGTGGGACGACACAGTGGCGAGCTGGTCGTGGGACGTGCCCGCGGAGTCGCCGATCGTGGTCGACGTGTACGCCGACGCCGACGAGGTCGAGCTGCAGCGCGACGGCGTGACGGTGGGCGTCGCCCCCGTCGGGGATGCGCGCGAGTTCACCGCCCGCTTCGACACGGTCTACGTGCCGGGGGAGCTGACGGCGGTCGCGCGTCGCGGCGGCGTCGAGGTGGGCCGCACCACGCTCCGCTCGGGCGGCGAAGAGTCGACGCTCGTCGTGCGCCCCGAGACCGCCGAGATCGGCGCCGGTCTCGACGACCTCGCCTTCGTACGGATCGCCCTCGAAGACGCTGCCGGTGTCGTTCCCTGCGACCGCGACGTCGTCGTCACCGTCACCGTGGAGGGCCCCGGGGTGCTCGCCGGCCTCGGAACGGGCCGTGCCCGCACCGAGGAGCCGTTGTCGGCGGCGTCGGTCACCACGTACGACGGGCGGGCGCTCGCGATCGTGCGGCCGACGGCCGCGGGAGAGATCACCGTGCACGTCACCGCCCCGGGGTTCGCGTCGGTGCGGGCGACGGTCCGCGCGCTGCTCTAGGCCGACCATTGCTGCTCCGGCGGACCCTCCGGTTCGCCGGAGCGCGCCCGCCGCCCCAGCGTCAGCGTCGAGATCAGCCCGAGCGTGAGGAAGGCGGCTGCCGTCAGGGCCGCGGCGCGCGTCCCGTCGCTGAACGCCGCGCGCGCGTCGGCCGCGATGTCCTGGGTCCGGGGCGACTGCGCCAGTCCGGCGATCGCCGCGCCCGCGCTGTCGACCACCTGCGACACCACGGTGTCGCGCTGGTCGGCGGGCAGGCCCCGGTCCTCGAGCGACGAACTCAGGACGCCGGCGGTCGTTGCGAAGAGGACGGTGCCGAGGATGGCCACGCCGAGCGCGGCGCCCAGCTGGCGGGAGGTCGATTGCGTGCCGGAGGCCTGGCCGCTCGCCGCGGGCGGCACCTCCGCGAGCACGACGCCGGTCAGCTGCGCCGTTGCGAGCCCCACCCCGAGTCCGTAGACGAAGAGGAAGGGGATGAGCGGTCCCCAGGTGGCATCCGGTCCGATGGTGAGAGCCACGCCGGCCACCCCCACGATCTCGGCGACGAGACCGCCGCGGACCACCCACACCGGGGCGACCTTTCCCCCCAGGGCGCCGGCGAGCCCGCTCGCGACGAACGAGCCGATCGCGAGCGCGAGCAGCAGCAAGCCGGTCTGCAGGGCGTCGAAGCCGACCACGAACTGCAGCCACAGGGGCAGCGCGAGGATGATGCCGAACTCGCCGAGCGAGACCACCGCGGCGGCGATGTTGCCGTTGCGGAACGAGCCGATGCGGAAGAGGTCGAGGGCCAGCAGGGTCGACAGCCCGCGCCGCCGCCGGACACCCCACGCGACGAAGCCGGCCAGCGCGACGGCCGCGACCGCGAAAGCGATCGGGACGGGCGACAGCGCGAACGGCCAGGTCCACGACCCGAGGATGGGTACGGTGTCGACGCCCCACCAGCCGTAGGTGCGTCCTTCGATGAGCGCGAAGACGAGTGGGGCCATGGTCAGCACCGAGAGGAGGGCGCCCACGCCGTCGATCGCCTCCCGCCGCTCGCTGCGCGACTCGGCGACGGTGAGCAGCACGCCGATCACGATCACGATGCCCAGGGGGATGTTGATGCCGAACGCCCACCGCCACGAGAAGGCGGTCGTGAGCCACCCGCCGAGCAGCGGGCCGACCGCGGCCATGCCGCCGATCGTCGATCCCCACACGGCGAAGGCGATGCCCCGCTCGCGCCCGCGGAAGGTCGCGTTGATCAGGGAGAGGGTGGTCGGCAGGATCATCGCTCCGCCGATGCCCTGCGCGAGGCGCGCGAGGATCAGCGCCCCGCCGGTCGGGGCGAGGGATGCCGCGATCGAGGCCGCCGCGAACACGCCGACGCCGATGAGCAGCAGACGTCGTCGGCCGAGTCGGTCGGCGAGACTGCCGAACACCAGCAGGAAGGAGGCGAACACGAGCGTGTAGGCCTCCTGGACCCACTGGACCTCTGTCGAGGAGATTCCGAGGTCGTCGACGATCGAGGGGACCGCGACGTTGACGATCGTCGAGTCGACGATGATCAGCGAGACGGCGATGCTGATGAAGACGAGCCCCGCCCAGCGGCGCCCAGCCATGCGTTCGTCCATATCGCTAGCTTATCTAGCTAAAACCCCTGTCGGGGCGAAATCTTTGGACGCTCTTGCGCATTTCCTGCCCGAGCGTGGAGGCCCCGGCCAGCCGATTCGCGCAGAGCCGCCCTAGCCTTTTCTGATGCAGTCCCCGCCCGCCGTCACCCGACTCGAGGTGTCGGAGGTCCGAGCCGCCGCCGAGCACATTGCGCGCAGCGTCCTCGTCACCGCCCCCGCACCGCGTCCGGTGGAACTCCGCAGCCTTGCCGACATCGACGCCGGTCCGGCTCCCCGCTCCTGGGTCGATGCCAGCGCCCGCACCCTCGAAGCGATGATCGTCGCCCGCGCGCGCCTCGACGACATCCCCGGCGGCCTCCGGCTCGTCGACGAGCACTTCGTCGACGGACGGCTGCGGGTTCCCGCCACGATCGCGCCCGCGACCCGCTCCTCGCTGTTCGCCGCGGTCGCGGAGATGTACGCCGCCGCCGGCTGGCCGCGACGCGCCGGCGTCTACGCATCGGCGGCGATCGCGTACGCCGACGAGGCCGCCGCGCTGTACCGCGCGCACGCCGCGCGGAGCCTGGCCGCGGCCCTCAACGGCGAGTACCCCCTGGCGGTCGAGAGCTCCGACATCTGTCGTGACCTCGCGTCCACCTCCGGCTGGGACGAGGTCTTCGAGGACTACCTGCTCCTGCTCGCGCGCATCCTCATCGCATCGGCCGCTCTCGACGCCGACGCACTCGCCGAGATCTCCCAGCAGCTGCGGACGCAGGGCGCCGACGATGCCGCGTGGCTGTACACCGCCCGCACCGCTGACGCGATGGGTCTGCTGATCCGGCGCGAGTACGGCGAGGGCATGGCGACGCTCGTCACTCTCACCAGCGGCATGGACGCCCACCGCAGCCACGCCATGGTGCGCGGTTTCGCGCTCGGTGTCCTCGCCGACACCCTGCTCGCCCGCGGAGAGCCGCGCCGGGCGCTCGCGGCCCTCGAGGGCAAGGAATCGCTGCCCGGCCACGCCCTGTGCTTCGACATGCAGAGAGCGGCGGCCCTCATCTCGCTCGGTCGCGAGCGCGAGGTGCTCGAGAGCACCGACGGCTGCATCCGGCTGGGGACCGACCACTGCGTGCGCACGCTCATCCCGCTGTTGCTGCGCCGTGCGGTCGCCCACGCGCGGCTGGGCAACCTCGAGGCCGCCGACGCGGCGTTCGCCGAGGGCTTCCACCTCGCGGAGAATCTCGGCGGGTCTCTGACGCCGTACCTCACCCTGCCGCACACCGATCTCGTGATGCTGCTGGACCGCCTCGGCCGCCAGGAACCCGCGACCGCGGAGGCGACGGCGCGCGTCGCGGGAAGGCTCGAGCTCGTCCCGGCCCGCAGCGAGCGGCCGCCGCTGCCCACCCTCACCCCGCGTGAGGAGCGGGTGGCACTCCTGCTCCGCGGCGCACGCACGTTGCCGCAGATCGCCGAGAAGCTGGGCGTGTCGCCCAACACGGTCAAGTCGCAGCTGCGGTCGATCTACGCCAAGCTCGCGGTGTCGGGGCGTGACAGCGCGGTCACCGTTCTCGAGTCCAACGGCTTCTACGTCTGATTCGAGGGCGTGCGCCGAGCGTCGGCGCGACGGGAGCGCTCGCCCGGTGCGATCGGGATGGGCGTCGTACCGGCCACCTCGTCGCTGAACTCCTCGGGCTCGGGGGCGAGGATGGTGAGGGGTCGCGTCTCGTCGAGCGTGAGCCGGAAGCGCTTGGTCTCGTGGCGGTGCACCCGGCCCGACGACAGCACCCATGCCACGCCGATTCCGCACGCGAGGAACGCCACGATCGCGGCGAGTCCGATCGCGACCCGCGGCCCGAACTCGCTTGCCACCCAGCCCACCACCGGCGCGCCCACGGGTGTGCCGCCGAGGAGGATCGCCATGTACAGCGCGAGCACCCGGCCGCGCAGGGCGGGGTCGGTGGTGGTCTGCACGTAGCCGTTGGCGGTGGTGAGGGTCGTCACGACGCAGAACCCGGTGAGCACGAGGGTCGCGGCGTAGGCGGCATAGCTCGGTGCGAAGACCGACAGCGTGGATGCCACGGCGAAACCGCCGGTGCCGATGATGACCACGCGCATGCGCGCACGTTCGCGGCGGGCGGCCAGCAG includes these proteins:
- a CDS encoding ABC transporter permease, with product MLAFIVRRLLSGVVLIAVISFLAFTLLYAAGGDIARRILGENATAETVAKKTAELGLNRPLLVQYGDWLTSAVTGNLGRSWFNGELVSVSVSGRLSVTLSIVIGATLVSAILSVLLGVLAARRGGAIDAGVQFLSLVGFAVPGFLIALLLVLVFAVNLGWFKATGYTPLTTSLSGWLASVILPIVALSIGAIATVAQQVRGSVIDATSRDYVRTLRARGLSENSVIYRHVLRNAGGPALAVLAVQFVGLLGGAVIVEQIFAIPGMGQLSVRATTQGDIPVVMGLVIAFAIIVVVVNLLIDLAQAALNPKVRLS
- a CDS encoding ATP-binding cassette domain-containing protein, translating into MSTPLLTIDDLVVEYPGKGFRAKPFRALKGVSLDILPGETVGLVGESGSGKTTLGRAALGLAPVSGGKITYDGRDISHLSRSERRGLSSEIQVVFQDPYSSLNPSMTIEQILVEPLTVAGVSAADAKKRVRDLLDQVGLPADARSRLPREFSGGQRQRVAIARALALQPRLIVCDEPVSALDLSTQARVLDLFIDIQNRTGVAYLFVTHDLAVVRHISHRVAVMYKGEIVETGDADRVTSAPEHPYTQRLFMAAPVPDPDRQEERRAARRALLSAS
- a CDS encoding TetR/AcrR family transcriptional regulator, whose protein sequence is MTETTRTARKPRGEYAKSEATRQAILDAALEVFAESGFRAGSLREIAQRVGMSEAGLLHHFPRKSALLLAVLDHRDEAARAVVDFDLTDGAATLHGLVELAALNASMPGVVELFCTLSAEATSPTHPAHEYFQRRYAYVRGRVADAFQRLAEAGRLFEGVDVQRSAVVTIAIMDGLQVQWLLDPDSTDMAEELAAHFRLLVRGFDLAALENVLDLRAGETS
- a CDS encoding ABC transporter substrate-binding protein, giving the protein MFRWKATAALAVAAALVLTGCSGGGSGENGSGSSDRLTLTAIIGPTSYDIGAGAEYGNRSPFFQAVFDTLLQKDSTGEIQPWLATAWEYNDDRTVLTLTLRDGVTFTDGTPLDASAVVASLEHFRDGTAPQAATFAGKEFAAPDATTVTITQAAPDPSLVNLLSIAPGLIQAPSSFGNADVSTNPVGSGPYVLDTASSVTGTTYNYTANPDYWNKDAVKYQNLTINVLEDPTATLNAIRAGEANGAKIADNNTISEVEGAGWTIESNELDFQGLLLLDRAGTMAPELGNVKVRQAINMAFDREALLQTLQTGYGTVTEQVFPATSVGYDEKLDSTYPYDPAAAKELLAEAGYPNGFTLNMMSTPAFQQTFDLVAQQLSDIGITVNYTDPGTGNFITDMLAPKYPATWMALEQNPDWQLINFMIAPGATFNPFKYEDPKVDAYISTIQNGSQDEADTATKELNTYIVDQAWFAPFFRVQGTFATDANTNLDFWPTNAYPSIFDFSPKN
- a CDS encoding dipeptide/oligopeptide/nickel ABC transporter permease/ATP-binding protein — its product is MTAIDVPPTVPVAPVRVALFRRLLRRPVGLISLGFLALVAVLAIIGPLIAPQDPNFADIRAVLASPSGDHLLGTDGSGRDVLSRLLAATQTSIAAALIALGVAVVLGVVSGLIAGYYQGWFNTAATWVTELNMALPGIVVLLAARAVLGPSVWLSMVIFGILLSPAYFRLVFASVTAVRSELYVDAARVSGLSDLRIIGRHVLSVVRAPIIIQSAIIAGIAIAIQSGLEFLGLGDVNVPTWGSMLTDGFKNIYKNPVLLVWPSLAIALTCIALTLMANVLRDELERTVTVRRRRRRAVLTATGSIATATTSVSLGGGDLPDPDELPELADGDVIVHREDARSKSTEPVLRVRDLRVGYDQADGSHIEVVHGVSLDVRKGEVHGLIGESGSGKTQTAFGVLGLLPRGGSVTGGTISFDGTDLADAPEKVYAGVRGKRIGYIPQEPMSNLDPAFTIGSQLVEPLRTHLKLSSAAARERSLDLLARVGIPDPKRTFDAYPFEVSGGMAQRVLIAGAISTDPELIIADEPTTALDVTVQAEVLELLRDLQQERQMAMLLVTHNFGVVADLCDRVTVMQNGRFVEQGPVRAIFNDAQHPYTRALLDAILDEGPARPPLGAENGVVA